In the Syngnathus scovelli strain Florida chromosome 8, RoL_Ssco_1.2, whole genome shotgun sequence genome, one interval contains:
- the jagn1a gene encoding protein jagunal homolog 1-A, giving the protein MRTVDGSRLILHIFCSGNGLFLATKQKHATVGINMTSRLGHKAAASNGSDFKFREKATPNYQMSASLKSEVRRLNVIHLLVWLLVAAQMVVSHLNLLSHDTVAMPYQWEYPYLLSMVPLLCSSLSLPKNNISYLVLSMISAGLFSVAPLIYGGMEMFPLAQQLYRHGKAYRFIFGFSAVTVMYLLMVVAVQVHAWQLYYMKKLLDSWFNATQEKKKK; this is encoded by the exons ATGCGCACAGTTGACGGAAGCCGGTTGATTCTTCACATCTTTTGTTCAGGTAATGGTCTTTTTTTAGCGACGAAACAGAAACACGCAACCGTT GGCATCAATATGACGTCACGTCTTGGCCACAAAGCTGCTGCAAGCAATGGAAGTGACTTTAAATTCAGAGAGAAGGCGACTCCAAACTACCAAATGAG CGCTTCCTTGAAGTCAGAGGTTCGTCGCTTGAACGTGATTCACCTTCTGGTTTGGCTGCTGGTCGCTGCTCAAATGGTCGTCAGCCACTTAAACCTGCTGTCACATGACACCGTCGCCATGCCCTACCAGTGGGAGTACCCCTACCTCCTCAGCATGGTCCCCCTGCTGTGCAGCAGCCTGTCCCTGCCCAAGAACAACATCAGCTACCTGGTCTTGTCCATGATCAGCGCCGGGCTGTTCTCAGTGGCGCCGCTCATCTACGGCGGCATGGAGATGTTCCCCCTGGCACAGCAGCTGTATCGCCACGGCAAAGCGTACCGCTTCATCTTTGGCTTCTCTGCGGTGACTGTGATGTATCTGCTCATGGTGGTGGCTGTGCAAGTGCACGCCTGGCAGCTGTACTACATGAAGAAGCTGCTCGACTCGTGGTTCAACGCCACacaagagaagaagaagaaatga